The nucleotide window CAGCCGCTCCGCCTCGAGCTTCGCCCGTCCGTAGGCGCTGATGGGACAGGGCGGCGCCTCTTCGGGATAGGGGCCGGACTTCCCGTCGAAGACATAGTCGCTGGAGAAGAACACGACTTTGGCGCGGCGCGGCGCGGCCGCTTCCAGGACGGCGCGGGTGCCGCCGACGATGACGGCGGCCGCCTGCTCCGGATGGTCCTCGCAGAAATCCACGCCGCCCGGGGTGTTCTGCGTCAGGAAGATGAGGTCGGGAGCCAGCGCCTCGAGGCGGCGGCGGACCGCGCCCGGGTCGCGGATGTCGAGAGCCGTGGAACCGGGCTTGGGCCGGGAGCAGTGGGTCCCCTCGGCCGGGATGCCGCGCGATTCCAACTGCGCGAGCAGGGCGGCGCCGAGCTGGCCCGAGGCGCCGATCACCAGGGCTTTCATCCGCGGCGCGGCTCAGGCGTGCTTGAGCGCCCAGTCATAAGGGATGTCTTTGCTGAAAGGGTCGATGCGCACGATCTCTTCCGGGTCATGGGGGACGGTCGCGCAGTTGGCCACTATGGAGGGCGCCGGGGCGATGCCTTTGAAGCCGTTCCATATCCCCGGCGGGACCGTGACCAGGGCGTAGCTTTCCTGGCCGGCGGATATCTCCTGCAGCTGCCCTCGGGTCGGCGACTCCGGGCGGACGTCGAAGAGCACCAGCGTGATCTGTCCGCTGACCACGGCGTAGTTGAGGGTCATTGTCTTGTGGAGGTGCCAGGCCTTGATGGCGTCCGGATTGACCACGGAGAAATAGATCTCCCCGAACTTCTCGAACCAGGGGTCGTCGCGCCGCAGCATGTGCATCACCTTGCCGCGCTCGTCCAGGATCTGGCGCAGGGGATGCACCGCGACGCCGTGGAGCATGGGGCTCACTCCCCGCCGGGCGTGAGGTGGCGCCGGTACCAGGCGATGGTCTCCCGCAGCCCGTCTTCCAAGGAACAGGCGGGACGCCAGCCCAGCACGCGGGCGGCCTTCTGCGCCGAGAGGTACTGGCTGAGGATCTCGCCGCGGGCGCTGTCCTGGATGTCCGGCTTGAGCCGGCTCCCCAGCAGCCGGCTGATGGCGGCGACCAAAGCCAACACGCTCAAGGGCCGGTTGGGCCCGAAATTGAAGCTCTCCCCGGCCACGCCCTTGCCTGCGAGCCTCTCCGCCAGCAGGAGGTAGGCCTGGACCACGTCCTTGACGTAGACGTAGTCGCGCTTGTGGGTGCCGTCGCTGCGCAGGATGGGCCTTTGCCCGGCGAGCAGGGAGCGGATGGTGCCGGGCACGATCCGGCTCCAGTTGAGGTCTCCGCCGCCGTAGACGTTGCCGCAGCGCGCGATGGCCACGGGCAGCCGGTAGGTGTGGAAATAGCTCTGGGTCAGGAGGTCAGCGCAGCTCTTGGAGACCTCGTACGGCGCGCGGCCCTGCAGGGGCATGGTTTCCAGGTAGGGCAGCCGGGGCTGCTCCCCATAGGCCTTGTCGCTGGAGGCGACCACGACGCGCCGCACCAGGCCGCTGTGGAGCCGGCAGACTTCCAGGAGGTTGTAGGTCCCGCGGATGTTGGATTCGAAGGTCTCCCAGGGGGCGCGCTGCGCGGGGCCGACCAAGGTCTGGGCGCCGAGATGGAAGACGGTGTCCGTCTCCTGGACGTTGACGGCCCTTTGCAGGGCCGCCGGGTCCTCCAGGCGGCCGGTGACCACCGTGGTCTTCCGGAAATCCCCGTCCCGGAAGAACTGGGACTGCGGGTCGTCGTCCATCACCAGGGCGACCACCGCCGCGCCGCGCGCCAGGAGCTCTTTGACCAGCCAGGAGCCGATGAAGCCGGTGGCGCCTGTGACCAGGACGCGGCGCTGCGCCCAGAAGCCTTTCTTCAACGCCGCCGCACCCGCCAGGGGGCCTTGCCGCCCTGCCAGAGGTCCTCGAGGTGCCGGAGGTCGCGCACGGTGTCCATGCATTGCCAGAAATCCCCGTGCTGGTAGGCCATGAGCTGGCCTTCGGCGGCCAGCCGCTCCATGGGCTCATGCTCGAAGATGGTCTGGTCGTCGTCGATGTAGTCCAGGACCCGCGGCTCCAGGACGAAGAACCCGCCGTTGATCCAGCCCTCGCCGATCTGGGGCTTCTCCACGAAGCGCGTGACGCGGTTCTTTTCGAACTGCAGGCCGCCGAAGCGCGCCGGCGGACGCACCGCGCTCACCGTGGCGGCCTTGCCGTGGCGGCGGTGGAATTGCAGGAGCGCCTTGAGGTCCACGTTGGAGAGCCCGTCGCCGTAGGTGGCCATGATGGGCTGGCCCTTGGCATAGCGGAGCATCCTCCTGATGCGCCCTCCGGTCTGCGTGGTCTCTCCGGAGTCGAGCAGATGGACCGCCCAGTCCTCATTCGGGC belongs to Elusimicrobiota bacterium and includes:
- the rfbF gene encoding glucose-1-phosphate cytidylyltransferase — encoded protein: MKVGILAGGMGSRLSEMTDRIPKPMVEIGGKPILWHIMDHYSRFGFKEFIIALGYKGEVIKDYFINYHYRAQDLVVHLGEGKVERLGRPNEDWAVHLLDSGETTQTGGRIRRMLRYAKGQPIMATYGDGLSNVDLKALLQFHRRHGKAATVSAVRPPARFGGLQFEKNRVTRFVEKPQIGEGWINGGFFVLEPRVLDYIDDDQTIFEHEPMERLAAEGQLMAYQHGDFWQCMDTVRDLRHLEDLWQGGKAPWRVRRR
- a CDS encoding dTDP-4-dehydrorhamnose 3,5-epimerase family protein; translated protein: MLHGVAVHPLRQILDERGKVMHMLRRDDPWFEKFGEIYFSVVNPDAIKAWHLHKTMTLNYAVVSGQITLVLFDVRPESPTRGQLQEISAGQESYALVTVPPGIWNGFKGIAPAPSIVANCATVPHDPEEIVRIDPFSKDIPYDWALKHA
- a CDS encoding GDP-mannose 4,6-dehydratase, with protein sequence MKKGFWAQRRVLVTGATGFIGSWLVKELLARGAAVVALVMDDDPQSQFFRDGDFRKTTVVTGRLEDPAALQRAVNVQETDTVFHLGAQTLVGPAQRAPWETFESNIRGTYNLLEVCRLHSGLVRRVVVASSDKAYGEQPRLPYLETMPLQGRAPYEVSKSCADLLTQSYFHTYRLPVAIARCGNVYGGGDLNWSRIVPGTIRSLLAGQRPILRSDGTHKRDYVYVKDVVQAYLLLAERLAGKGVAGESFNFGPNRPLSVLALVAAISRLLGSRLKPDIQDSARGEILSQYLSAQKAARVLGWRPACSLEDGLRETIAWYRRHLTPGGE